In the Angustibacter sp. Root456 genome, CCAGCAGGCCGACCACGTGGTGCTGTCGGTGAGCGACACCGGGATCGGGATCCCCGACGCCGAGCTCGAGCACCTCTTCGAGCGGTTCCATCGCGTGCACGGCGCTCAGTCGCGAAGCTACGAGGGCTCGGGCATCGGCCTGGCGTTGGTGAGCGAGCTCGCCGCAGTGCACGGCGGTGAGGTGCAGGCCGAGAGCAAGGTCGGTGAGGGCACGACGTTCACCGTGCGCATCCCGCTGCAGGGCAGGGCTTCTGATGGTCCGACCGCTGACAGTCCCGGCCACTCGCTGAACGCGCAGGAGCAGTCGCGCGGCTTCGTGCTCGAGGCGCAGCGGTGGGTCGACGGAGAGAGCCAGCACCGCGGGTCGCGGGCCTTGGCCGACACCGTGGGTGCCGACGCTGAGCGTCCGCGGGTGCTCGTAGTGGACGACAACGCCGACATGCGTCACTACATGGCCGGCCTGCTCGCCGCCGAGTACGAGGTGCAGACCGCGTCGGATGGCGTCGAGGCGCTGCGCGCGGCGTTCCGGCGTCCTCCCGACCTCGTGGTGACCGACGTCATGATGCCGCACCTCGACGGCTTCGGGCTCTTGCACGCGCTCAACGACGACCCTCGCACCGTGGGTGTGCCGGTGCTGATGGTGTCGGCGCGCGGTGGCGAGGACGGCACGATCGAGGGCCTCGAGGCGGGCGCCGACGACTACCTCGTCAAGCCGTTCGCGGCGCGCGAGCTCCTGGCCCGGGTGCGGGTCAACCTCGAGCTCGACCGCGTGCGCCGCACCCGGCGGGTCCTGGAGCACAGCCAGACGCTGCTCGACCAGGCTCAGCGCCTGGCCAAGGTGGGCAGCTGGGAGGCCGACCTCGACGCCGACGTCCTGCTGGCCTCGCCGGAGCTGCAACGCATCATGGGGCGCACGCAGGACCAGATCGACGAGCTCGGCCTCGACCGACTGATGCGGCAGGTGGTGCACCCGGACGACCTGCCCTTGGTGCTGAACGCCCTGCAGGGCAAGGACTCTGAGGGCAACTCCGTCGACGACCAGCTGATCACGTACGAGACGCGCCTCGCCGACGGCTCGGGTGGCTACCGCCTCGCGCACGTGCGGGCCGAGGTCGTGATCGACGACGGCAGCGGCCGACGTCTGCTGCGCGGCTCGTTGCAGGACGTCACCGAGCAGCGCGACGCCGAGCTCGCTCTGGCCGCGTCGACGGCGCGCGAGGAGGCGTCAGCCCGCGAACACGCGATCGCCGACGAGCTGCAACGCAGCCTGCTCCCCGAGCGCGACTTCGAGCTCGAGCACCTCGACGTCGCCACGTACTACCGGGCGGGTGTCGAGGGCACGCAGGTGGGCGGCGACTGGTACGACATCATCGACATGGGCGCCGGCCGCACCGCGCTCGTCGTCGGGGACGTCATGGGGCGCGGTGTTCGCGCGGCCGCCGTGATGGGCCAGCTGCGCTCGGGCGTCAGGGCTTTCGCGAAGATGGGTGTGCGTCCGGCGGAGGTGCTCGAGCACCTCGACAGCATGGTGCAGGACCTCGGGGCCGACCACATCGTCACGTGCGTGTACGCGGTCTTCGACTCCACCGACCAGACCCTCACGCTCGCCAACGCAGGCCACCTACCGCCGCTGCTGGTGGTGCCCGGTGAGCCGGCGCTCCGACTCGGTGGGTCGGCCGCCCCGCCGCTGGGCACGGGCGTCTTCGGTATCGAGCCGCAGACGGTGCGGCTGCAGCCCGACGCGATCGTCACCTTCTACACCGACGGTCTGGTCGAGCGTCGGGGCCGCGACCTCGACGACGGCATCGACGCGGTGGCTCGTGAGCTCGAGCGACTGCGGGAGATCCCCCTCGGCGAGCTGCCTGAGCGGCTGGTCGCGGCGGGCATGCCTGAGGGGCCGGACGACGACGTGGCGCTGCTGATCGCCCGCGTGAACGCGCAGCCGTTCGCCGCGGGTATCACGCACCGCTTCCGCACCGGCGAGCTGGCGGCGGCTAGCGCCCGGCGGCTGGTCGAGCATCACCTCAGCGAATGGGGCGTCGACGACGACGCCGTGCACGACGTCGTCCTCATGGCCAGCGAGCTGGTGACCAACGCGATGGTGCACGGGCGCTCGCCGATCGACCTGCTGCTGCGCAGCAACGGCACGCAGATCATCCTCGAGGTGCAGGACCGCGGGGCCTACCGCCCACGCCGCATGTCGCCGTCGGAGGACGACGAGCGCGGCCGGGGCCTGCACATCGTCGCCCAGCTCGCCGACCAGTGGGGGAGCCGGTCGACCACCAACGGCAAGTCGGTGTGGGCCACTCGCTCACTCGGCTGACCGGCGTCCGGCTTCCGCTCAGGTCTGGGGGTCCGCGGCCGATGGGGTCGGCGAGTCCTCGAGGAAGTGAGCCCGATGTTCGGTGTGCGCACAGGTGTGCGGTCAGGTGACGACGGTGTGCTGCGCTCGGCGGAGGCGCTCGTTGCGGTGCTGGAGCACCTGCCGTCGGTGGTGCTGCTGACCGATCGCGACGGGCAGATCCTCTACCGCAACGCGGCGGCCACGGCGATGGCGCAGCGCACGGCTGCGGCGCATGGCGAGCGGGCGCTCGACCAGCTGCGCGCGGTGCTGCGCCGACTGCTCAGCGAGTCGATGTCGTACCCCGCCAGCGAGCTGGTGCACGTCGGCAGCGGCGAGGCGGCCGTGTACGTCGAGGTCACTGTCGCGCAGACGCCCGACGGGTACGCCGTCGGCTGGCAGGACGTCACCGCGAAGGTTCGCTCGCTGGGCGAGAACCGTTCGCTGGCCGACGACCTGGCCGGCGCGGCGTCGTCGCTCACTGGCCTCGGCGAGTCGTTGACGCTGGCGGCCAGCGAGACGTCGGCACAGGCTGACGCGTTGTCGGCCGGGTCGTCGCAGATGGCGCAGAGCGTGGCCGAGATCTCCGGGCGCGTGCACACCGCGGCCGCGCGCACGACGACGGCTGTCGAGTCCGCGCGCGCGGCGAGCGACAACATGACGGCGCTCGCGCAGTCGAGCGACGAGATCGGCACGATCACCGCGATGATCCGCGGGGTGGCCGAGCAGACCCGGCTGCTCGCCCTCAACGCGACCATCGAGGCAGCGCGAGCCGGCGAGTTCGGCAAGGGCTTCGCAGTGGTGGCGGGCGAGGTCAAGGAGCTCGCGGCGCGCACCGCCGATGCGACCGGCAAGATCACCGAGATGATCGAGCGGACGCAGGGGCAGGCCAGCGAGGCGTCCGCAGCGATCACCGGGGTCGTCGAGCTCATCGCGGACGTCGCCGACCAGCAGGCGCTCATCGCCAGCGCGGTGGAGGAGCAGAACGCCACCACCCGCGAGATGTCGACGTGGATCGGCAACGTCGCGCAGTCGGTGCAGGACTCGGCTGCCGCGGCGCAGACCGTGCAGGACGCCGCCGCGGCGATCAGCGAGCAGGCCGAGCGGCTGCGGCGGCGGGTGCTCGAGGCTGGCGACGCGAGCGTCGTCACGCGCGAGTACCTCTGAGCGAAGCTGCTCCGTCAGGCTTCGCGGGGCGTGCCGCTCGTCGGGGCGGTGAAGCGGGGTGCGGCCGGTGCTGCCGCAGCGGCGGCGATGATCATCAGCAGCGCTTCGTCCTTGGCGTCGTCGGTGTGCAGGCGCCCGACGAGTCGTTCCGCAGCCAGCAGTCTCGAGGCGACGACCGGTTGGTCGAAGAAGGTCATGCTCTGCTGCAACGCCTGGCGGTAGGTCTCCTGGAACGTCCGTCCGATGTAAGCCGACATGGCGGCAGCGATGGCGGCGAGCGCGCCCGCCACGAGGGTCTGGGTGGTGTTCGCTGAAGGCCAAGCCGGCGCGACACCGAGAGCGACGACGACGAGGAAGCCCAGCACCGACGTCACCTGTGCCAGTCGGTAGGCGCTGCGGATCTGGAGGCTGGCCTCTTGGTGGAACGAGTTCAGTCGCGTGTGCGTGTACTGCCAGTAGGCCAGGAACTCAGCCGGGTCGGGATCATGGCTCGCACTGGCCGCCGCGGACAACGCCTTCGCTGCCTGCTGCGTCTGCAGATCGCGCTGTCTGGCCCGCTCGGTCGCGTGTGCGTCGTCTTCTGTGATGCCTGCCCAGGCGCCGCCGGCCATGGCCCACCCCACGATGAGGTAACCCAGGGCGGTCGAGGAGTCCGCGTGGTAGACG is a window encoding:
- a CDS encoding SpoIIE family protein phosphatase — translated: MRATLLANGEIGHDLLAVDWDSTPLGQPETWPRSLQNAVRILLTSRFSMWMAWGPDLTFFCNDAYRRDTLGAKYPWALGRPASEVWSEIWDDIGPRIDRVMTERVATWDESLLLFLERSGYVEETYHTFSYSPLADDEGNVEGMLCVVKEDTEQVIAARRMITLRDLGSRAQSDLTEADTIASACRHLGENGLSVPFGLVYLFDDDRRTARLVGTSLVPAGHPMAAPRLSVADPAAVWPVAELVAGRSSTVDDLPSRFADVPTGGWKEPALQAFCVPLAQNAQSSPYGFLVLGLNRYRPFDESYRVFAQLVAGQIAAAITDARTFEFERRRAEALAQLDQAKTDFFTNVSHEFRTPLTLLLGPAEDALADQSDPLSPGQRERVEVIHRNGQRLLRLVNSLLDFSRLEAGRSQPEFTEVVLDRYTSELVSMFDSAMQSAGLTLATDVEPLEAPVWVDPDHWAKIVLNLLSNALKFTFEGGVSVTLRQQADHVVLSVSDTGIGIPDAELEHLFERFHRVHGAQSRSYEGSGIGLALVSELAAVHGGEVQAESKVGEGTTFTVRIPLQGRASDGPTADSPGHSLNAQEQSRGFVLEAQRWVDGESQHRGSRALADTVGADAERPRVLVVDDNADMRHYMAGLLAAEYEVQTASDGVEALRAAFRRPPDLVVTDVMMPHLDGFGLLHALNDDPRTVGVPVLMVSARGGEDGTIEGLEAGADDYLVKPFAARELLARVRVNLELDRVRRTRRVLEHSQTLLDQAQRLAKVGSWEADLDADVLLASPELQRIMGRTQDQIDELGLDRLMRQVVHPDDLPLVLNALQGKDSEGNSVDDQLITYETRLADGSGGYRLAHVRAEVVIDDGSGRRLLRGSLQDVTEQRDAELALAASTAREEASAREHAIADELQRSLLPERDFELEHLDVATYYRAGVEGTQVGGDWYDIIDMGAGRTALVVGDVMGRGVRAAAVMGQLRSGVRAFAKMGVRPAEVLEHLDSMVQDLGADHIVTCVYAVFDSTDQTLTLANAGHLPPLLVVPGEPALRLGGSAAPPLGTGVFGIEPQTVRLQPDAIVTFYTDGLVERRGRDLDDGIDAVARELERLREIPLGELPERLVAAGMPEGPDDDVALLIARVNAQPFAAGITHRFRTGELAAASARRLVEHHLSEWGVDDDAVHDVVLMASELVTNAMVHGRSPIDLLLRSNGTQIILEVQDRGAYRPRRMSPSEDDERGRGLHIVAQLADQWGSRSTTNGKSVWATRSLG
- a CDS encoding methyl-accepting chemotaxis protein, with amino-acid sequence MFGVRTGVRSGDDGVLRSAEALVAVLEHLPSVVLLTDRDGQILYRNAAATAMAQRTAAAHGERALDQLRAVLRRLLSESMSYPASELVHVGSGEAAVYVEVTVAQTPDGYAVGWQDVTAKVRSLGENRSLADDLAGAASSLTGLGESLTLAASETSAQADALSAGSSQMAQSVAEISGRVHTAAARTTTAVESARAASDNMTALAQSSDEIGTITAMIRGVAEQTRLLALNATIEAARAGEFGKGFAVVAGEVKELAARTADATGKITEMIERTQGQASEASAAITGVVELIADVADQQALIASAVEEQNATTREMSTWIGNVAQSVQDSAAAAQTVQDAAAAISEQAERLRRRVLEAGDASVVTREYL